TTGTTAATACAACCATGGCGAGATCTTGCTTTGCCGAACCTATAGCTAGCGATTTATATCCAGGATTTGAACCCCAATGTAAAAACAGATGCTTGCTATCATTATATGCCACAGCCCACCCTAGCCCCCAATGCAAATCGATATTTGTATCCACTTCAATATGAGGTACGGTCATAACTTCAAATACTTTGGTTATATTTTCTGACTGAAAATTAGCAAGCATCCGACTTAGAAAACGTCCATAATCTTTAGTATTAGTATGTAAAGAAGAACCTGCATTTGCATTGCGCCATGGCGTGGTTTTCAACATATTACCCCTGCGATCGTGCCCTTTAGCTAACATGTTAGATGGTTTACGCGGTGGTAAGTAGGAGGTATCTTCCATCCCAAGATTAACACTAAGCACTTTATCTTCTGCATCTTCCAAAGGTGTGCCAGATAATTGCTCTACGGCTTGTTGCATTACAGAATAACCAAGACCCGAGTATTGCCACTGAGAGCCTGGTTCATAAGCGACATATCGCTTTTGTTCATGTTCAGAATATGCCAAGCCCGAAGTGTGACTAAGTAAATGGCGTATGGTTATCGATTGTCCTAACTCTCCAGCTACAATAGGGTTATTTAGATAGCTTACAAGCGGCTTATCAAGGTGGGAAGAGTGCTCTTGTAATACTGCATGAGCGAATATTGGCTTTCCTAGTGACGCAGCTTCAAATATGGTCGCTTCTGTTACAGGTGATAACTTGGTGTTATCCGTGTATCCGTAATTTAAAGCTAACTTCACGCCATGTGCATCAACTATTGCAATTGCCACACCCGGCACATGATACTGCTGCATTAGTTTAGGAACGCTTTCATCAAGATTATTTTGTATCTTTATAAAAGAATTATCTGATTGGGTAGATATCTTGGGTTGACTACAACTTATTAATAAAAAAGAGAGTAATACAAACGGGAGCGAAAGCAGTTGATTGAGTTTTTTTCTTTTCAGCATGGTTAATACTACTTCAATAAATTGACATTATGACTAGGGCGTGTGACCTTTCGAGGTCGGATTTTGTTCAATCTAAACGTTTTTTGATCGCAGCGTGACAGGTGTAGCTTAGTTATTCCAAGTGAGCCTAGAGTGATAATTGAGATAACTCATCATAGTAAATAATCAATAATGCTGTTATCGCAACAATTGCAATAATAAGCACATAGTTCACCCAGTTCGAAAATATAGAATGGCTTTCTGGCTCTTCTTCAATTTCAATATCGAAATCTGAAAAATCATCTACCATTTCTAAATCATTTGTCTCATCAGGATCTAGCGCAACACTCCCGTCTTTTTGCAAACTGATTAAATGTTCAACTTTATCGTTTAGTACCTGAATCTCTTCGTATATTTCACCAATGCGCTCTGTAATAAAATCATTTTGCGATGATAATACTTCTTTTAGCACACTTATATCATTAAGCGCTGCACTGCCAGATGTGCCGTTAGGTTTTGTAGTTTGACTAGTCGCTGTTACTGTTTTTTTAGATAACACACTGTCGATACCTTGAGCACTCAATGTTCTTTTAACTGCTAACGCTTTATCGCTATTTTTAAACGATAGAGGTTTATTCGATTTTAATAAACCAAGCAAGATATTATTATCAATTCCCGTCGCATCGCTTATTGAGTGAGCCAGTGACTGAATTTCACTACTGCTTGTAACATCTGGAAATCGCATTAAATATTTTGTTGGCATGTTAAAGTCCTACAAAGTTGAATCATAGAAAATTAGGCTTAGCTTTCGTGCGATTACTAAGCCTATTCTTATTATTTACACCTTAACTGCGTCTTTCATAGAGTCAGCTAATAAGAAGGCCATTTCAAGCACTTGATCGGCATTTAAGCGCGGATCGCACTGTGTGCGATAGCGCGTACTCAAATCTTCATCAGATAATCCATAAGCACCACCAGTACATTCAGTAACGTGTTGGCCTGTCATCTCTAAATGAATACCACCCGCATGACTACCTTCTGCTTTATGAACAGCAAAAAATTGGCGGATTTCTCTTAGAATACTTTCAAAGTTACGTGTTTTATAGCCACTACTCGCTTTCACAGTGTTGCCATGCATTGGATCGCTGCTCCAAACGACTTTACGACCTTCAGCCTGCACTTTACGTACTAATTTAGGCAAATTTTGTTCCAGTAAGTCAGCTCCCATACGGGTTATTAATGTAAGCCTACCCGCTTCATTTTCAGGGTTAAGCGCATCAATGAGTTTTATCAACTCATCTGGCTCCATTGTCGGCCCTACTTTCACCCCAATTGGATTTTTAATACCTCTGAAAAACTCGATGTGGGCATGATCAAGTTGTCTTGTTCGCTCTCCTATCCACAACATATGCGCTGAACAGTCGTACCAGTCACCAGTTAAATGGTCACGTCGCGTTAAGGCTTGTTCATAATTTAATAGCAATGCTTCATGCGAGGTAAATAGCTGTGTTTCTTTGATCATTGGTGAGTTTTCAGAAGTGATGCCACACACTTCCATAAATTTAAGTGCTTCTTCAATTTTTGAAGCAAGCATTTGATAACGATCTTTTAATGGGTTGGCGGCTACAAAGCTCATATTCCAGCGGTTAACTTGATGCAAATCTGCCAAACCACCTTGCGCAAAGGCACGTAGCAAGTTAAGGGTTGCAGCGGCATGATGATAAGCTTTTAATAGGCGTTCTGGCTGCGGTTCTCTAGCTTCTGCGGTAAAATCAATTGCATTAACAATGTCGCCACGGTAGCTTGGTAATGCAATACCATTAATCGTTTCAAAGTCCGCCGAACGAGGTTTGGCAAACTGTCCCGCCATGCGTGCAACTTTAACGATGGGCTGTTTGCCACCAAATGTTAGCACCACCGCCATTTGCATTAAAACTTTGAATGTATCTCGAATATTGGTCGCTGAAAAATCATTAAAACTTTCTGCACAATCGCCTCCTTGCAACAAAAAGGCGTTGCCGTTGGCAACATCCCCTAGTAGCTTAAATAAATCTCTCGTTTCTTCAGCAAACACTAGAGGAGGAAAAGATGTTAATTGTTCTTCAACTTGGTGTAATGCCGATTCGTCTTGATATTTTGGTTGCTGCAATATCGGATAATCTCTCCAACTTAAAGGACTCCAGTGTTTCACGTGTTAACTTTCCTATAATTAAATGACATAAGAAGTCGACACTAAAATTTATTTACACGCATTGCAACGACTTTAATACCATAAGCATTAAAAAAGCTATATTTATTCGCTCTTTTCTATAACAACCTTAATGTGTTACTTGCTTTTGCAGCTCCTCAAGTAATCCTTTGCTTGCAGATTCAATTAAATCGAGCACACGCTCAAACCCTTTTTCACCACCATAATAAGGATCTGGCACTTCTAATTCTTCATACTCATTTGAAAAATTCAGAAAAAGCTTAATCTTATCTTTGTGCTCTTCAGAAGCAATTTTGTGTAATTCTTTAATGTTAAATTGATCCATCGCTAAGATATAATCAAAGTAATCTAAATCTCGCTTTTCAACGGGTCTTGATTTGATTTTTTCAAATGTATAGCCTCGTGCAATTCCAACTTGAACAGAACGTCCATCTGGGCGCGCTCCCTTGTGATACCCCTCTGTTCCTGCTGAGTCAACTTCTACATCTATTTTGTGTTCACGAGTTAATTTTCTAAACACTGCATGCGCTGTTGGAGAACGACAAATGTTTCCCATGCATACAAATAGAACTTTCGGCTTGTTCATAGTTTCATTTACCTATTTACATGTTATCTTTAATAGTAGAGTTGATTGCTAAAATATAGACATAAAAATTAAAAAAGACCATGGCACAACATAGACCCGATAAACCTAAAGTACCCATGCACCTGTTCTCGTGGTTCGAAGGACTAAAGGACAGCTACGACGCCAGCTTTAATAAGTTGTTTGGTCGATTTGAAAAGTATCAGCAAGAACAAACTGAGCGCTTTTCTTACACACACGACAAAACTCTTAAGGCATTAGAGGCTAGTCATCAAAATAATGTTGAAGCCTTATCTCAATCTCATCATTCTAAGATTGAGTTACTGCAAAATCAGGTCGAATTCTATCAGCATCAAATAATGAATCAATCCCAAACTATCGATAAGCTAAATGCCCGTTACGATGCAATTATCTTAGCGCTTAAAGATAAATTAAATGACGCTGAATTAGCTGGTGTGATTAAAGATATTTCACCGGAAAATGCCTCACTAGAAAACGGCATCAACACATCTAGTGAGATACACAGCGTATCATTAGAACAATCAGAGCCCAGTATACCTGTCAATAACAATCATGTTGAACATGCAACAGCAGAATCCAACACTCATACTAACAGTTTACACCAAATATCCAGTGAACCACTATCAATTAAAGAAATTCTATTGCAAGCGAAGACCGCACGAGAAGCAAGTGAATTTGTGAAAGCTGTTACCTTATACGAGTCTGCTGCAAATCAAGGTAACGCTCAAGCCATGGGCGCCTTAGGTCGAGCCTATTTTATGGGGGAAGGCGTTGAAAAAAATAGAGAAACTGGCTTAGCGTGGTTAATATGCTCAGCACGTTGCGGCTTTCAACCAGCTCAGAAAAAAGTTGAGTCGGCTCGTGCAAATAATTATGAGTTTTTTTTACAATGTGAGGCTAAAGCAGATGAATTACACCCACATGTGTAATCTTTCACTCTCTTACTTCCTTACAACGTTATTCTTGTCTATCAAATTAAGGCTTTACCGTGTTTAATCAACATGAAGCTCCCTTGTTAATTATTGAAGACACACCAGACGTTACCGAATTTCTGTCTACCGTATTGCGCTCTGTCGGGTACACTAATATACACACCGCTTCAACTGCTAAAGAAGCAATGCAAATACTCTGTAGCCAGCCATTCGACTGGATTTTCTTAGATATAGAATTGCCAGACAGTAATGGCATCACGCTATTACAAACCATTCACGCTGAAGCTGCTAAAAAACAGTATTCGGTAAATGTGATTATGTGCTCTGCCCATAACTCTGTAGAAAATGTAAAAGAGGCATGGGAACTGGGTGCGAAAGGCTTTCTGGTGAAACCGCTTTCTGAACAAAAAATATTGAATGTAATTGAACGGTTAGAATCTATGTCCACTCATAAGTAATTGTTATATTTACTTATGTTATGATAGCGTTTTTTTCAACTGTCTCAGCTAGGTATATACATGCATACATTACTTGGAAATGTTATTACGCAAATCAATAAAGTCGTATTAGGTAAAGAACATCAAGTTAAGCTCGCACTGGCTTGTTTATTAGCGAAAGGTCACCTACTTATTGAAGATTTACCAGGAATGGGTAAAACCACATTGTCTCATGCCTTAGCAGATAGCCTTGGATTAAGTTACCAGCGCGCACAGTTTACTAGTGACTTATTGCCCGCAGATATTATAGGAGTATCTACATTTAATCAAAAAACACAAAGCTTCGACTTTCACCAAGGCCCTGTATTTAATCAAGTTTTATTATGTGATGAAATCAACCGCGCGAGCCCTAAAACGCAAAGCGCGTTATTAGAAGCAATGGAAGAGAAGCAAGTTTCTATTGATGGACAAACCCATCAATTACCATCGCCATTTTTTGTTATAGCTACGCAAAACCCCTTGCATCAATCAGGCACTTTTCCTTTACCAGAGTCGCAGCTAGATAGGTTTTTAATGACCATCTCTCTTGATTACCCTGCTCGCACTGCTGAACTTGCAATGTTAAAAGGTGCAATTAATCCGTTAAGCATTATTGAAACCGTGCTATCACCTGAACAATTGTCTGCAATACAATCTCAAGTTGAAGAGGTTATGGTAAGTGACGTGGTACTTAACTATATTCTTGATTTAGTAACGTTATCGCGTACTTCAGCAGAAATACCTAACCCTTTATCTCCTCGTGCAAGTAAAAGTTTAGTTATCAGTGCTAAAGCATGGGCGGTAATAGATGGAAGAGATTACGTAACGCACGACGATGTTCAAACAGTGCTTGGCCCAGTGTGTGAGCATAGAATGCGCGCTGAAACTGAGCTATTTACTCAACATTCGAACTATAGCAAGTATCTGATCGAGTCAGTGCCTGTTCGTGTATAACGTTTATTAAAAAACGTTAAGGCGTTGTAGTAATGATAAATACAAAAACATATAAATATTATCGTGATAAATGGCTTAGTAAACGCATTCCAACAGCCAAAAGTGTTCAATTAAGTAACCGATCTATCTTTATTTTACCTAGTAAAATGGGAATAGGCTTTTTAGTGCTATGCTTTATTCTTTTCTTAACAGGTACAAATTATCAAAATAACCTCATCTTATTAATTTGCTATATTTCGGTATCGCTATTTATCAGTGCAATGATATTCGCCTACTTTAATTTAAAAGATCTCGTACTTTCACAACACAAACAAGAACGATTTTATGCAGGCTCAAACAGTTTTATTCATATTAAACTTGGGCAAGATAATCAACAAACGTCAAAAAATGCATTCAGTTTGCACTTTAAAATTGAAAATCAACCGAGTGTATCACTAGATAAATTAACGGATCCTTGTGTTGTTCAAATTCCAACTGCTCATTTGCCACGAGGAAAACATAAACAACCCAGAATTAAAGTTTACTCAAACTTCCCGTGCAACTTATTTACCTGCTGGAGCTACGTTGACTTAGACATTCATTTAATCATTTATCCTAGTCCGAAAAATGCTGTTGAAGCGTTAAATACGCGGTCATCTTTGCCAACGAATGAAAGCAAACATTCTCTCCATGGAAAAACAGATTTTGAGAGCATCCGCGATTACCAAAAGGGAGATTCACCCAATATCATAAGTTGGAAACATGTAGCAAAATACAATGATCGTTGGGTTTCTAAAACTTTCGAACAACAGGTTAGTGTAAAGCATTGGTTAGATTACAACGCCATGAGTGGTGATAAAGAAGCACGGCTAAGCCAACTGTGTTACTTGGTTACCCAGCAAGGAAACGTAGAGTTTGGCCTCAAATTACCGAAACAAATAATTGAGCAGAACAAAGGGCAACAACACACTCAGAATTGTTTAGAGGCATTGGCATTATGCTAACAAATAAAGGCAATCCGCTTCTAACTAACAGCACTAGCGACTATAGTTCTGCCAACATTCATCATATTTTTAAGCACTTACCCATTCAAATAGCTACCCTGCTCGCTCTGATAACGCTATCACTATTTTCATCTTTATATCTGTGGGTAATTGCAGTTGTATTATTGCTGCTAACTTGGCAAAGCCAAGCTTGGTTAGCAAAGGCTATTAACAGTAATAAAGAAAACCAACTATATCACCCTTTACAAAAGTGGCTACAAAACGTACTTGCCCTTAGCGTAACCGCTCTCATTGCTGTTGAGGCCATCGAGAAAGGCATGCTGGCAAGTATGGTTAATCTTTTGTTTGTTGCTACTACGCTTAAGTTTGTAGGCGCTACTCAGCGTAAAGATCATAATATCGTTTTAGTATTAAATGTGTTTTTGCTTGCGACTGGTTTTTTATTTAATCAGTCTATAGGCTATTTTATTGTTATTGCTACCCTGTTGTTTTGTAATTTTATCTTGCTAGCAAGCATTAACAGCCGTGCGCTAACCATTAAAGAAGCTAGCTCCCTAATTATGAAGCTAGTGTTACTAGGCCTTCCTATTGCTGCCCTGCTATTTGTAGGCTTCCCGCGCTTAGCTCCTCTATGGAAATTACCGAATCAACAACATGCCAGTACAGGCCTTTCTGATACAGTAGAAATGGGCAGTATTGCGGAACTAACACGCTCAGGCAAACTTGCTTTTCGTGCACAATTTCTTAAACAATCTCCTTTACCGCAAGATCTGTATTGGCGCACCATGATACATGAACGGTATGACGGTAAACGATGGTCTATCGCGCCATTCAGAACTAATCAATCTTTAATTAATATGCCTGCTTTTGCAAATGAAGACGCAGATTATGTAATCACTTATGAGCCTAGTTTTACTAAATTTTTACCGGTAATCGATGGCGGGTACACAAGGCATTCAAGTATATTGTCTTTGCCTTCACGTACTGTTGAGCATAAAGAATTAGTTACCCAAAAAATACAGTACTATGTTAAACAATTTGATGAGCATCCTGATAAGTTTTCGCTAACACCAGAAGAGGTTCATGCAAACCTAACCTTGCCCAAATTTATTAACCCTAAAACAAGAGAGCTTACTAAAGAATTAAGACTACAGTCTCCAGATACTGAACAGTTTGCACAACACGTAATGAATTTATTTTCGCAAAAGCCATTTGCGTACACACTAAAGCCACCGCTTTTAGTATCCTATGGTAACAATCAAATTGATGGCTTTATGTTCGAAACCAAGGCAGGTTTCTGTGCTCATTACGCCAGTGCCTTTACTTTTATGATGAGATTGGCGGGTATTCCGTCACGATTAGTCACTGGATATTTAGGTGGTGAATATAATCAAACACAAAATTACTATAGTGTTTATCAGTTTGACGCACATGCATGGGCAGAAATATGGATACGCGGCAAAGGTTGGACACGCTATGATCCAACATCTATGGTTGCGCCCGAGCGAATATTGAATAGCTTACAAAACGCATTGCCGTCTGAATCTTCAAGTATTGCTAGTAACTCATTTTCTCTTATTAATTATCGACAATACGCTTTCATAAATTGGTTGCGTATATCAATGAATAATGTCGACTTTTATTGGTCTCGTTGGATTTTAAGCTTTGACGCTAAATCACAGAATAATTTATTAGAAATGTTATTCAATAACAAAGGCAGTATCGCACGTGCAATATTTGTAGGTATTGGATTAACGGTTGTTCTTATTGTTGGCTTTATTTTTTCTCGCTTTTTCTTTGCAAACCGTCAACAAAGCCCTGTGCAACTTTGGATTGAAGATATTCGCAAAATATTTCCCGACTTATTAGTTAGCCAATTAAACATTACTCCTAATCAATTATTAGCAGCGGTTGAACTGGCTCATCCCTGCACTAAACCTCAAGTCTTAGAGCTAAAAGGGATAATAAATTCCATTCTATACAAAAACGTACGTTTAACTGCTAGTACACAACGTCGCGTTAAAAGGCTAATTCAGGTATTAAAGCGGCAACAAAAAAAGACTGAAATGAAGAAGTGATTTTTCGCTAAAAGGTGTTGACCTGTGGCCAACACCTAAAACAAGAGAGAGTTTAATGCGATCTTAGTGCAGCTATACGCTTATCAAGCGGTGGGTGTGATAAAAATAGCTCACTGAATGCTTTTTTAGGGGCAATACCAAAGGCCATCATACTACCTTCAAGTTGGCTTTCTTTGCCATATTTAAGGCGTTCTAATGCTGCAACCATCTTGTTAGCTCCAACTAAACGAGCTGCACCTGCATCAGCAGCATATTCACGCTTTCTAGAGAACCACATAACGATGATACTAGCTAAAATACCAAAAATAATTTCAAGTACAATCACGACTCCCATGTAAGCGAAAGTACCTAACCCTTCACCTTCATCATTTGAACTGACGAAGTTATTGATTACCCCTGCTACAAGCCTAGCCAAAAAGATAACGAATGTATTCACAACACCTTGGATGAGGGTTAACGTTACCATGTCACCATTTGCAACATGCGAAACCTCGTGCGCTAATACTGCTTCAACTTCATCCTTACTCATTGAGTTTAACAAACCAGTACTAACAGCAACTAATGAGTTATTTTTACTTGGCCCTGTCGCAAATGCGTTCATATCTTCTGAACGATATACGGCAACTTCTGGCATTTTTATGCCCGCAGCATTTGCTTGTCGTGCAACGGTACCAACTAACCATTGTTCGTCAGCACTCGACGGTTGATTGATTACAATGGCGCCAACCGACTTTTTCGCCATCCATTTGGATATCATAAGTGAAATAAATGCGCCGCCAAATCCAAAAATCGCAGCGAACACAAGTAATCCACCCGTCGTTTGTGTATTCACGCCTAGCAATGACATAACGATACTCAGTACAACGATCACTGCTAAGTTTGTAGCTAAAAATAAAACGATGCGTTTCATTGTTTATGTATACCTCAAGTAATTAATCTAATAACGTTATATGGCTTTGTCGCTATATATCAATAGCGCGATTTCGTGTAAATTGTAAAAATTATTTACTATCTATACGAACAAAAACACTGTGTAGATGATGTTAAAGATAGATTAGGACATAAAAATGATTAATGCTTTATTAATAAGCGCATCAAGAGAAGGTGACACTGGTTATTTAACGCATGCACTGCCAATGATTTCACAATGTATTGAAGACATTACTGATATTTTATTTATTCCTTATGCAGGCGTTACTATTAGCTATGATGATTACGCGAAAAAAGTAGCCGATGCCCTTTCTCCACTAAATATTAAGTTAACGAGTATTCATACTCTTACAGATAAAAAAAATGCGATTAAAAACGCTAAAGCTGTATTAGTAGGTGGCGGTAATACATTTCATTTATTACATGAACTTTATCAAGAAGGTCTAATCAATCCGTTTCAAGAGGCAGTGCAAAACGGCTGTAAATATATAGGTTGGAGT
This is a stretch of genomic DNA from Flocculibacter collagenilyticus. It encodes these proteins:
- a CDS encoding serine hydrolase domain-containing protein gives rise to the protein MLKRKKLNQLLSLPFVLLSFLLISCSQPKISTQSDNSFIKIQNNLDESVPKLMQQYHVPGVAIAIVDAHGVKLALNYGYTDNTKLSPVTEATIFEAASLGKPIFAHAVLQEHSSHLDKPLVSYLNNPIVAGELGQSITIRHLLSHTSGLAYSEHEQKRYVAYEPGSQWQYSGLGYSVMQQAVEQLSGTPLEDAEDKVLSVNLGMEDTSYLPPRKPSNMLAKGHDRRGNMLKTTPWRNANAGSSLHTNTKDYGRFLSRMLANFQSENITKVFEVMTVPHIEVDTNIDLHWGLGWAVAYNDSKHLFLHWGSNPGYKSLAIGSAKQDLAMVVLTNSDNGLELAGKLVPIVFEKTYPFLQFYMLHPDD
- a CDS encoding class II 3-deoxy-7-phosphoheptulonate synthase, which codes for MKHWSPLSWRDYPILQQPKYQDESALHQVEEQLTSFPPLVFAEETRDLFKLLGDVANGNAFLLQGGDCAESFNDFSATNIRDTFKVLMQMAVVLTFGGKQPIVKVARMAGQFAKPRSADFETINGIALPSYRGDIVNAIDFTAEAREPQPERLLKAYHHAAATLNLLRAFAQGGLADLHQVNRWNMSFVAANPLKDRYQMLASKIEEALKFMEVCGITSENSPMIKETQLFTSHEALLLNYEQALTRRDHLTGDWYDCSAHMLWIGERTRQLDHAHIEFFRGIKNPIGVKVGPTMEPDELIKLIDALNPENEAGRLTLITRMGADLLEQNLPKLVRKVQAEGRKVVWSSDPMHGNTVKASSGYKTRNFESILREIRQFFAVHKAEGSHAGGIHLEMTGQHVTECTGGAYGLSDEDLSTRYRTQCDPRLNADQVLEMAFLLADSMKDAVKV
- a CDS encoding low molecular weight protein-tyrosine-phosphatase, with translation MNKPKVLFVCMGNICRSPTAHAVFRKLTREHKIDVEVDSAGTEGYHKGARPDGRSVQVGIARGYTFEKIKSRPVEKRDLDYFDYILAMDQFNIKELHKIASEEHKDKIKLFLNFSNEYEELEVPDPYYGGEKGFERVLDLIESASKGLLEELQKQVTH
- a CDS encoding tetratricopeptide repeat protein — translated: MAQHRPDKPKVPMHLFSWFEGLKDSYDASFNKLFGRFEKYQQEQTERFSYTHDKTLKALEASHQNNVEALSQSHHSKIELLQNQVEFYQHQIMNQSQTIDKLNARYDAIILALKDKLNDAELAGVIKDISPENASLENGINTSSEIHSVSLEQSEPSIPVNNNHVEHATAESNTHTNSLHQISSEPLSIKEILLQAKTAREASEFVKAVTLYESAANQGNAQAMGALGRAYFMGEGVEKNRETGLAWLICSARCGFQPAQKKVESARANNYEFFLQCEAKADELHPHV
- a CDS encoding response regulator; protein product: MFNQHEAPLLIIEDTPDVTEFLSTVLRSVGYTNIHTASTAKEAMQILCSQPFDWIFLDIELPDSNGITLLQTIHAEAAKKQYSVNVIMCSAHNSVENVKEAWELGAKGFLVKPLSEQKILNVIERLESMSTHK
- a CDS encoding AAA family ATPase — encoded protein: MHTLLGNVITQINKVVLGKEHQVKLALACLLAKGHLLIEDLPGMGKTTLSHALADSLGLSYQRAQFTSDLLPADIIGVSTFNQKTQSFDFHQGPVFNQVLLCDEINRASPKTQSALLEAMEEKQVSIDGQTHQLPSPFFVIATQNPLHQSGTFPLPESQLDRFLMTISLDYPARTAELAMLKGAINPLSIIETVLSPEQLSAIQSQVEEVMVSDVVLNYILDLVTLSRTSAEIPNPLSPRASKSLVISAKAWAVIDGRDYVTHDDVQTVLGPVCEHRMRAETELFTQHSNYSKYLIESVPVRV
- a CDS encoding DUF58 domain-containing protein codes for the protein MINTKTYKYYRDKWLSKRIPTAKSVQLSNRSIFILPSKMGIGFLVLCFILFLTGTNYQNNLILLICYISVSLFISAMIFAYFNLKDLVLSQHKQERFYAGSNSFIHIKLGQDNQQTSKNAFSLHFKIENQPSVSLDKLTDPCVVQIPTAHLPRGKHKQPRIKVYSNFPCNLFTCWSYVDLDIHLIIYPSPKNAVEALNTRSSLPTNESKHSLHGKTDFESIRDYQKGDSPNIISWKHVAKYNDRWVSKTFEQQVSVKHWLDYNAMSGDKEARLSQLCYLVTQQGNVEFGLKLPKQIIEQNKGQQHTQNCLEALALC
- a CDS encoding transglutaminase family protein translates to MLTNKGNPLLTNSTSDYSSANIHHIFKHLPIQIATLLALITLSLFSSLYLWVIAVVLLLLTWQSQAWLAKAINSNKENQLYHPLQKWLQNVLALSVTALIAVEAIEKGMLASMVNLLFVATTLKFVGATQRKDHNIVLVLNVFLLATGFLFNQSIGYFIVIATLLFCNFILLASINSRALTIKEASSLIMKLVLLGLPIAALLFVGFPRLAPLWKLPNQQHASTGLSDTVEMGSIAELTRSGKLAFRAQFLKQSPLPQDLYWRTMIHERYDGKRWSIAPFRTNQSLINMPAFANEDADYVITYEPSFTKFLPVIDGGYTRHSSILSLPSRTVEHKELVTQKIQYYVKQFDEHPDKFSLTPEEVHANLTLPKFINPKTRELTKELRLQSPDTEQFAQHVMNLFSQKPFAYTLKPPLLVSYGNNQIDGFMFETKAGFCAHYASAFTFMMRLAGIPSRLVTGYLGGEYNQTQNYYSVYQFDAHAWAEIWIRGKGWTRYDPTSMVAPERILNSLQNALPSESSSIASNSFSLINYRQYAFINWLRISMNNVDFYWSRWILSFDAKSQNNLLEMLFNNKGSIARAIFVGIGLTVVLIVGFIFSRFFFANRQQSPVQLWIEDIRKIFPDLLVSQLNITPNQLLAAVELAHPCTKPQVLELKGIINSILYKNVRLTASTQRRVKRLIQVLKRQQKKTEMKK
- the htpX gene encoding protease HtpX, whose protein sequence is MKRIVLFLATNLAVIVVLSIVMSLLGVNTQTTGGLLVFAAIFGFGGAFISLMISKWMAKKSVGAIVINQPSSADEQWLVGTVARQANAAGIKMPEVAVYRSEDMNAFATGPSKNNSLVAVSTGLLNSMSKDEVEAVLAHEVSHVANGDMVTLTLIQGVVNTFVIFLARLVAGVINNFVSSNDEGEGLGTFAYMGVVIVLEIIFGILASIIVMWFSRKREYAADAGAARLVGANKMVAALERLKYGKESQLEGSMMAFGIAPKKAFSELFLSHPPLDKRIAALRSH
- the pepE gene encoding dipeptidase PepE, encoding MINALLISASREGDTGYLTHALPMISQCIEDITDILFIPYAGVTISYDDYAKKVADALSPLNIKLTSIHTLTDKKNAIKNAKAVLVGGGNTFHLLHELYQEGLINPFQEAVQNGCKYIGWSAGSNIAGLSIKTTNDMPIIEPKSFDALQLMPFQINPHYTDYQAPGHNGETREMRLEEFMQVNQTPIIGIQEGSALLRKNDKLQLLGTKEAYLFRNGSKEVIAANSDLSSLLN